One window of the Pedobacter ginsengisoli genome contains the following:
- a CDS encoding alpha-L-fucosidase yields the protein MKKNILLTLVLLAIVKLSSAQEGITEPIPSLKPGKYQLEQINRKYGMFIHFGINTFHDQEWTDGTLPPTSYNPSSIDAEQWVKTARDAGMKYVILITKHHDGFCLWDSKYTTYDVSSSSNKTNVVEAVAKACKKYNVGLGLYYSLWDRHENAKTEDTTLDKAYNDYMVKQINELIDITQKTKTKIVEFWFDGGWEKQNKRWPAAELYKAIKSREPQCQIGINWSIGAPENDDKHVVLPDQQKEGYPIRYFPSDFRLGDPYLPATPDPKIFSHNNERYYMPWESTICISSKWFYNTKDTTYKSVEKLLEDYKIATAQNNILILNTPPNREGKIRQKDIELLMELKKAISKSK from the coding sequence ATGAAAAAAAACATTCTATTAACGTTGGTATTGCTTGCAATAGTAAAATTATCTTCAGCTCAGGAAGGGATTACAGAGCCCATTCCTTCTTTAAAACCCGGCAAATATCAGTTAGAACAAATAAACCGTAAATACGGTATGTTTATTCATTTTGGTATAAATACTTTTCATGACCAGGAATGGACAGATGGGACTTTACCCCCAACTTCGTACAATCCATCGTCAATTGATGCAGAACAGTGGGTTAAAACCGCCAGGGATGCAGGAATGAAATATGTGATACTAATTACCAAACACCATGATGGCTTTTGTCTTTGGGATAGTAAGTATACTACTTATGATGTGAGCAGTTCCTCGAATAAAACAAATGTTGTTGAAGCTGTTGCAAAAGCATGTAAAAAGTACAACGTAGGGCTAGGATTATACTACTCTTTATGGGACAGACATGAGAATGCCAAAACTGAGGATACAACTCTGGATAAAGCATATAACGATTATATGGTTAAGCAAATTAATGAGTTAATAGACATAACCCAGAAAACAAAAACTAAAATTGTAGAGTTTTGGTTTGACGGAGGCTGGGAAAAACAAAACAAGAGGTGGCCTGCTGCTGAACTTTATAAAGCAATAAAATCAAGGGAACCGCAATGTCAGATAGGGATTAACTGGTCTATCGGCGCACCTGAAAATGATGATAAACATGTGGTTTTACCGGATCAGCAAAAAGAAGGTTACCCAATCAGGTACTTCCCGAGTGATTTTAGATTAGGTGACCCGTACCTTCCTGCCACACCTGATCCAAAAATATTTTCGCACAATAATGAACGCTATTATATGCCTTGGGAATCTACTATATGCATTAGTTCAAAATGGTTTTACAACACAAAAGATACTACTTACAAATCTGTAGAAAAGCTGCTTGAAGATTATAAAATAGCAACAGCTCAAAATAATATCTTAATCTTAAACACACCACCTAATAGAGAAGGAAAAATAAGACAAAAAGATATTGAATTATTAATGGAGTTAAAGAAAGCTATTTCTAAATCGAAATAA